The following DNA comes from Halobacillus litoralis.
AAGTCTTTTCTTCGTCAGAATAAACCTTCAAAGCTAGTTTCTTCAGATTCAGAATAACGGTAGTTACGTCCTCGACGACTCCTTCAATTGTTGAAAACTCATGAAGAACTCCATCAATCTGAACGGATGTAACAGCAGAGCCAGGAAGTGAGGATAATAGGATACGACGCAAGGAGTTACCTAGAGTTGTACCATACCCACGCTCAAGCGGTTCTACGACGAACTTACCAAAAGTAGACTCATCGCTGATCTCGACCGTTTCAATCTTTGGCTTTTCAATTTCGATCATTACACAAAACCCTCCTTCAAAACGTCGAAACCCCGGTTAGACTTACGGTCTAACCGAAATTCCTCAGGTAGGCAGTTCCGATACAAAGACAACTGCATATTTTCTCTGTCTAATGCGATGCTGATTAAAAGCTATCATAACCCATTATAGACAGGGTGACAAATTCTATTCAGAACTATTATACGCGACGACGTTTTGGTGGGCGGCAACCATTGTGTGGTACTGGTGTTACGTCACGGATTGCCGTGATGTCAAGGCCTGCTGCTTGTAGTGAACGAATAGCTGCTTCACGACCAGCTCCAGGACCTTTAACTGTTACTTCAAGTGTCTTCATGCCGTTATCCATAGCATCTTTCGCTGCGGCTTCAGAAGCCATTTGAGCAGCGAATGGAGTAGATTTACGAGAGCCCTTGAAACCAAGGGAACCAGCACTGCTCCAGCCAATAACGTTACCTTGAACATCAGTGACCGTTACGATTGTGTTATTGAATGTAGAGCGGATGTGAGCCACACCAGTCTCTATATTCTTTTTCACGCGACGCTTACGACTACGAGTGTTTCCTTTACGTGCCATATAGTTAGTTTACCTCCTTTGTGTTGCTATTATTTACGTTTGTTAGCCACTGTACGACGTGGACCTTTACGTGTACGAGAGTTGTTCTTCGTCTTCTGTCCGCGAAGCGGAAGTCCGCGACGGTGACGGATACCACGGTAAGAACCAATTTCAATCAAACGTTTGATATTTAGAGAGTTCTCACGGCGAAGGTCACCTTCTACGTTGTGCTCTTCAACAGCTTTACGGATCTTAGCCAGTTCGTCTTCAGTAAGATCGCGAACGCGAGTACTTTCAGATACACCAGCATCAGCCAGTACGTCCTGGGCTAGAGATTTACCAATACCATAGACATAAGTTAATGAAACAACCACGCGTTTATCACGAGGAATATCTACACCTGCAATACGTGCCATAAGTTACGTGCACCTCCTTCGGTTTAGCCTTGTTTTTGTTTATGCTTAGGGTTTTCACAGATAACCATGACTTTACCTTTTCGTTTGATGACTTTGCATTTTTCGCAAATTGGTTTTACAGAAGGTTTTACCTTCATCATCCATACCTCCTTTTAGATCGGAGTTTTATTTATAACGGTACGTAATACGTCCTTTAGTTAAATCATAGGGGGAAAGTTCTACCGTTACCTTGTCTCCAGGCAATATTCGAATGAAATGCATTCGAATTTTACCAGAAACATGAGCTAAAACGGAGTGACCGTTCTCGAGTTCAACCTTGAACTGTGCGTTCGGTAAGGTTTCAACGACGGTCCCTTCTACTTCAATTACATCGTCTTTCGCCATCGAGTTGATCTCCCTTCTTCAAATCAGTCACTGCTTCATTGACATATTTTGATACGGCAAATCGAAGCTTGCCATTTGTGACACGACCAGTTTCCAGAAGGCTGTCCTGGACTTCCGGAGAGATGAAATCCATAAGCTCAACGTGTTGCAAATTCTTTTTCTTTGGTCGATCATACTTACGTTTCTCTCCGTCGGCAAGCAGCACAAAGCGGCCCTCCAGCACATCGATCACCACCGCGTACTGTCCTGCCTCACGCCCCTGCACAATACGAACAATTTGACCTATTCGCGGACTCGACTCAGATTCGTTCAAAAACGATCACCTTCATTTAGGATTTTGTTAAGATTTCGTAACCCTCATCCGTAATCGCGATAGTGTGCTCGAAGTGCGCACACATTTTACCATCTTGTGTGACTACCGTCCAATGATCACTTAGGGTCTTCACATAGCGAGAGCCAGCATTCACCATTGGTTCGACAGCCAACACCATGCCTGGTTTCAAGCGTGGGCCTTTGTTCGGAGGACCGTAATGAGGAATTTGTGGATCCTCATGCAGTTCCTGCCCCACTCCGTGTCCCACATATTCGCGTACAATCGAAAAACCTTTCGGCTCGACGCAACTTTGAATAGCATGAGATATATTTGAAAGGCGTTCACCTGGTATTGCTTCATCAAGTCCTTTAAACAAGGATTGTTCTGTAACTTTCA
Coding sequences within:
- the rpsK gene encoding 30S ribosomal protein S11 codes for the protein MARKGNTRSRKRRVKKNIETGVAHIRSTFNNTIVTVTDVQGNVIGWSSAGSLGFKGSRKSTPFAAQMASEAAAKDAMDNGMKTLEVTVKGPGAGREAAIRSLQAAGLDITAIRDVTPVPHNGCRPPKRRRV
- the rpsM gene encoding 30S ribosomal protein S13; its protein translation is MARIAGVDIPRDKRVVVSLTYVYGIGKSLAQDVLADAGVSESTRVRDLTEDELAKIRKAVEEHNVEGDLRRENSLNIKRLIEIGSYRGIRHRRGLPLRGQKTKNNSRTRKGPRRTVANKRK
- the rpmJ gene encoding 50S ribosomal protein L36: MKVKPSVKPICEKCKVIKRKGKVMVICENPKHKQKQG
- the infA gene encoding translation initiation factor IF-1; protein product: MAKDDVIEVEGTVVETLPNAQFKVELENGHSVLAHVSGKIRMHFIRILPGDKVTVELSPYDLTKGRITYRYK
- a CDS encoding KOW domain-containing RNA-binding protein, which translates into the protein MNESESSPRIGQIVRIVQGREAGQYAVVIDVLEGRFVLLADGEKRKYDRPKKKNLQHVELMDFISPEVQDSLLETGRVTNGKLRFAVSKYVNEAVTDLKKGDQLDGERRCN
- the map gene encoding type I methionyl aminopeptidase, with amino-acid sequence MIICKTSRELDIMREAGRIVALTHQKMKENIQPGITTGKLDKIADEFIRSMDAIPSFKGYNGFRGSICASVNEELVHGLPGDRVLNEGDIISIDIGAKYKGYHGDSAWTYPVGTVDDETLELLKVTEQSLFKGLDEAIPGERLSNISHAIQSCVEPKGFSIVREYVGHGVGQELHEDPQIPHYGPPNKGPRLKPGMVLAVEPMVNAGSRYVKTLSDHWTVVTQDGKMCAHFEHTIAITDEGYEILTKS